Proteins encoded together in one Shewanella oneidensis MR-1 window:
- a CDS encoding NAD(P)-binding protein has product MEKQRPDFIYPQGSMLMHSPLVLNKADMYGFFLKGKLANLQRSIDNTLNQVAGSAMYFKVLSPYVLTTFTQIEKAYSDYPTDRAKGWIQETDIITWVMVGRQDNSSSTKISHVYFQPLHIWVNDAMALINGRELFGYPKYLCEYTMPAAGQPLTRLSLAAKSFLHFSPDTELAMHPLLEVNCNAKPEAQLSTVEAITQTWKLFKEQTDFIPELDKLGEEQLFHLLFKPAIDQVFLKQFPDASGQKAVYQAITASPAKVNKVHSVALLENDFVATLFDNASFPLKDTLGVELGEQHVLLPYHVNFDFEVPPGEVLVDNSEIKKQKIAILGGGVAAMTAACYLTDKPGWQNQYEIDIYQLGWRIGGKGASGRNAAMGQRIEEHGLHIWFGFYQNAFALMRKAYEELDRPAQAPLATFLDAFKPHHFIVLQEEINGRSVSWPITFPSLPGTPGDGTETLTFWKVVKAAFAWIKEWLKDMDTLLEADEKAMETPKNWLDTRWFEQLKDKLEDSVEDAMESLDALGDKLECHFNQMIGRECDENVHSESDDGLVESAVDALHQRLVKRFTDHLDTNDELRHLYIAVDLGLTILKGMFVDNVFEKGFDAINDYDYREWLTKHGASQKYTVDSAPVRGFYDLVFAYEKGNFDKPNVEAGTIIRSMLRIALCYQGGIMWKMQAGMGDVVFTPYYEVLKRRGVNFHFFNRVDNLECRNNSIQAIEITEQIALNPSVENYNPLVDVKGLACWPSTPNYEQLNAAQAALLKAHDINLEHFWSDWDNLYEAQFGQALPKKRLVKGVDFDKVIFGLSIGSVPHVASEVMAQSPALKTCVDKVQAVATQAYQLWMDQDLNGIGWPNYSEDSEQPVLSGFTEPFDTWASMDQLLDKEDWRGTEPKNASYFCSALPVDVYPPHTDVGFQQRKTAEAKAGAIHQLNTEIHKLWQHVGDTFPWEWLHDEQNRQGEARFDSQYWRANVDPSERYVLSVKGSSQYRITTDGTGIDNLYMTGDWIKTGLNAGCVEAATMAGMHTAKAICGHPAVIKGEKDFG; this is encoded by the coding sequence ATGGAAAAACAACGCCCTGATTTTATCTATCCTCAAGGCAGCATGTTAATGCACTCTCCCTTAGTGTTGAATAAAGCCGATATGTACGGTTTTTTTCTCAAGGGGAAACTCGCAAATCTTCAACGCTCAATAGATAACACACTGAATCAAGTGGCCGGTAGCGCCATGTACTTTAAAGTCTTGTCGCCCTATGTATTGACCACCTTTACTCAGATCGAAAAAGCTTATTCAGACTACCCCACAGATAGAGCAAAGGGCTGGATCCAAGAAACCGATATTATCACTTGGGTTATGGTCGGCCGTCAGGACAATAGCAGCAGTACAAAAATCAGCCATGTGTATTTTCAGCCGCTGCATATCTGGGTAAACGATGCGATGGCCTTAATCAATGGCCGAGAGCTATTTGGTTATCCTAAGTATTTGTGTGAATACACTATGCCCGCGGCCGGTCAGCCGTTAACTCGCCTCTCCCTTGCCGCAAAAAGCTTTTTACATTTTAGCCCTGACACAGAGCTTGCCATGCATCCGCTGCTTGAGGTGAATTGTAATGCGAAACCAGAGGCGCAGCTTTCAACCGTCGAAGCGATAACCCAAACCTGGAAACTCTTTAAGGAACAAACAGATTTTATTCCAGAGCTTGATAAACTCGGTGAAGAGCAACTCTTCCATCTACTGTTTAAGCCCGCTATCGATCAAGTATTTTTAAAGCAGTTCCCAGATGCTTCAGGCCAAAAAGCCGTTTATCAGGCGATTACCGCATCGCCCGCTAAGGTTAATAAAGTACACAGCGTTGCACTGCTGGAAAATGACTTTGTCGCCACCCTTTTTGACAATGCCAGCTTCCCGCTCAAAGACACTCTCGGGGTTGAACTTGGCGAGCAACACGTGTTACTGCCCTATCATGTGAACTTTGACTTTGAAGTGCCACCGGGCGAAGTGCTCGTGGATAACTCTGAAATCAAAAAACAGAAAATTGCCATTCTCGGTGGCGGTGTCGCCGCCATGACCGCAGCTTGCTACCTCACAGATAAACCTGGTTGGCAAAATCAATATGAGATTGATATCTATCAATTAGGTTGGCGAATCGGTGGAAAAGGAGCAAGCGGTCGCAATGCAGCGATGGGGCAACGTATTGAAGAACATGGTTTACATATCTGGTTCGGGTTTTATCAAAATGCCTTCGCCTTGATGCGTAAAGCCTATGAAGAATTAGATCGTCCCGCCCAAGCGCCACTAGCAACCTTTTTAGATGCCTTTAAGCCCCATCACTTTATTGTGCTTCAGGAGGAAATCAATGGTCGCTCCGTCAGTTGGCCTATCACTTTCCCATCGCTCCCAGGGACCCCTGGGGATGGCACTGAAACCTTAACCTTCTGGAAGGTCGTTAAAGCCGCCTTTGCATGGATAAAAGAGTGGCTTAAGGATATGGACACCTTACTCGAAGCCGATGAAAAGGCTATGGAGACACCTAAAAACTGGCTCGATACTCGCTGGTTTGAGCAACTTAAGGATAAATTAGAAGATTCAGTTGAAGATGCCATGGAATCCCTCGATGCCCTTGGCGATAAATTAGAATGCCATTTTAATCAGATGATTGGCCGTGAGTGTGATGAGAATGTGCATAGCGAGAGCGATGATGGACTGGTCGAATCCGCCGTCGATGCCCTGCACCAACGACTCGTTAAACGCTTTACCGACCATTTAGACACCAATGACGAATTGCGCCATCTGTATATCGCCGTTGACTTGGGGCTGACCATATTAAAAGGCATGTTTGTCGATAATGTGTTTGAAAAAGGCTTCGATGCCATCAATGACTATGATTACCGCGAATGGCTAACCAAACACGGCGCCAGCCAAAAATACACTGTCGATAGTGCGCCTGTGCGCGGTTTCTATGATCTTGTTTTTGCCTACGAGAAAGGCAATTTTGATAAACCCAATGTCGAAGCGGGGACAATTATTCGTTCAATGTTGCGCATCGCCCTTTGTTATCAAGGTGGGATCATGTGGAAAATGCAGGCCGGCATGGGCGATGTGGTCTTTACCCCCTACTATGAAGTGCTAAAACGTCGCGGGGTCAACTTCCACTTTTTCAATCGAGTCGACAATCTAGAATGTCGTAACAACAGTATTCAAGCGATTGAAATCACAGAGCAAATCGCACTTAATCCTTCGGTAGAGAACTACAATCCTTTGGTGGATGTAAAGGGCTTAGCCTGCTGGCCAAGCACACCTAATTATGAGCAACTTAATGCCGCCCAAGCGGCGCTGCTAAAAGCCCATGATATTAATCTCGAACACTTTTGGAGCGATTGGGACAATCTCTACGAGGCACAATTTGGCCAAGCACTGCCGAAAAAACGTCTGGTCAAAGGAGTAGACTTCGACAAAGTGATTTTTGGCCTGTCAATCGGCTCGGTTCCTCATGTGGCTAGTGAAGTCATGGCGCAGAGTCCGGCACTAAAAACCTGCGTAGATAAAGTGCAGGCAGTAGCGACCCAAGCCTATCAACTGTGGATGGACCAAGATCTTAACGGAATAGGTTGGCCAAATTATTCAGAAGATAGCGAGCAGCCAGTTTTATCAGGATTTACCGAACCCTTCGATACTTGGGCCTCTATGGATCAATTACTCGATAAGGAAGACTGGCGTGGCACTGAGCCTAAAAATGCCAGTTATTTCTGCTCGGCTTTGCCCGTTGATGTTTATCCACCGCACACAGATGTAGGCTTCCAGCAACGTAAAACAGCCGAAGCCAAGGCGGGAGCCATCCACCAACTCAATACAGAAATTCATAAGCTATGGCAGCATGTTGGCGACACCTTCCCGTGGGAATGGTTACATGATGAACAAAACCGCCAAGGCGAGGCACGATTTGATAGCCAATATTGGCGGGCGAACGTGGACCCTTCCGAACGTTATGTGTTATCGGTCAAAGGCAGTTCACAATACCGGATAACCACGGATGGAACGGGGATCGACAATTTGTACATGACGGGCGACTGGATTAAAACTGGCCTCAATGCCGGATGTGTTGAAGCCGCCACGATGGCGGGGATGCATACCGCTAAAGCAATTTGTGGCCATCCAGCAGTGATAAAAGGTGAAAAAGACTTCGGCTAG